The window GTTTAGATAACAAAAGAATAGACAAACTTATAAAACTTCCACTCAAAGATGGTACAGAAAAATATATATTTGCCCACGTAGAGATAGAAAGTTCCATGAGTATTGATTTTTCTGAAAGGATGTTCACCTATAATTATCTTATTAGAAAAAAACTAAAAATAGAAAATTTAGAAAGCGTAGCAATCTTTGTAGGGAAAAAGTATCCAAAAAAATTTGGTATATACGATAAAAAAACTCACTATACCCAATTAACTTTTAAGTATGCAAGTTATAGAGTTATGGAGCAAAAAGAAGAAGATCTTATGAAAAGTAAAAACTCTTTTGCAATAGTCATTTTAGCCATTCTACTCATAAACAAAAGCACCACGATAGAAGAATGTCTTGATATAAAAAAACGTATTTTAGATATCATAAAAAACAAAAAAATAATAGGTGATAATCTTTTAGGATTATCCACTTTTATAAAAAATGTTTTATTTTTACCAAATAAATATAAAAAAATAGAAGAACAATATTTTCAAAATATAATAACCATAAATATGAGTAAAACAGGATTTAAAACGTATGCTGAGGCACGTCAGGTGTTAGATGGTGCATTACTAATAGGAAAAATGGGGGGGACAATAGAAATAGCTATGGAAAAAGTGAGACAAGAAGGAAGGCAAGAAGAAAGACAAACCATACTAGCTCAATCAGTACTTGGACTCTATAGAAATGNNNNNNNNNNNNNNNNNNNNNNNNNNNNNNNNNNNNNNNNNNNNNNNNNNNNNNNNNNNNNNNNNNNNNNNNNNNNNNNNNNNNNNNNNNNNNNNNNNNNCAAGAAGAAAGACAAACCATACTAGCTCAATCAGTACTTGGACTCTATAGAAATGGAGTTTCTATTTCTATTATAACATTATCACTCAATATAACAGAAAAAGAAGTGTTGGAAATAATAAAGAATAATAAAACATGATTCCACACCGAAAAGTCTTTTGGATAAAAATATTGAGATTCAAAACTATTGATAATCAAATTTTACAAAGTTATAAACTTATCAAATGGAGCTTTCGGAGTGGAATCAAATGTTAAAGGTATGAATTTTTATTATATTTTTGCTTTTGCGTAAGGAGAGTCATTAAGTTACAATTACAAACTGAGTAGTTACAAAAACCTCTAAAAGAATACACACACTTTTTAAAAACCAGTATTATCAAAGATTTATAAATTCTTTAAAAAAAATCCTATTTCTATTGAAAATATATATGATATTCATTAGTTTTTAAAATAATATTTTTTATTCTGTAATTTACAATTTTGTGTAATTTTTTTAAACATAATTCAATATACAACAAACACCTAATTTAAAATTAAAATCAATAAAACACATGTCATATATAGAACCCGCACCAATAAAGGATAAAGAAAATCCTTTGGAATCGATGATGTCTCGATTCGATATAGCAGCGAAATGTTTACAATTAGAAGATGAAATTTATAATGTATTAAAAGTTCCAACAAAACAAGTTATAGTTTCCCTCCCTATCACTATGGATAATGGGAAAGTTCAAGTTTTTGAAGGAATGCGTGTTATTCACTCTCATATACTTGGACCATCTAAAGGTGGAATTCGCTATGATATGGGAGTAAATTTAGACGAAGTAAAAGCACTTGCAGCATGGATGACTTGGAAGTGTGCAGTAGTAGATATCCCTTACGGAGGTGCAAAAGGAGGCATAAGATGTAACCCAAGAAATATGAGTGCAGGGGAAATAGAACGTCTTACAAGAGCATATACCGAATCTATGTCTAACGTATTTGGAGTAGATAAAGATATCCCAGCCCCAGATATGGGAACAGGTCCCCGCGAAATGGCATGGCTTATGGATGAATACAGTCGTATACAAGGAATGACAGTAACCGCCGTAGTCACAGGAAAACCTGTTATTTTAGGTGGTTCACTTGGAAGAACAGAAGCTACAGGAAGAGGGGTTATGATAATTGCCCTTTCTGCTATGGAAAAATTAAAAATAAATCCATATAAAGCAACCATTTCTATACAAGGATTTGGAAACGTTGGCTCATGGACAGCATCTCTTTTGGAAGAAAGAGGAAGTATTGTAGTTGCTATCAGTGATATCACAGGTGGTTATTATAATAAAAATGGCATCAATATCGCAGAAGCAATAAAATATAAAGATTCCCATAATGGCATCTTAGAAGGATTCCCAGGAGCAGAGAAAATTAATGGAGAAGATATACTCACATTAGATGTAGATGTATTAGTCCCCGCAGCAAAAGAAGATGTTATTACAGTTCATAATGCAAAAAATATTAAAGCAAAACTTATTGTAGAAGGAGCAAATGGACCTACTTCCGCTAAAGCCGATTCCATACTCCACGAAAAAGGCATTATGGCTGTCCCCGATATTCTGGCTAATGCAGGAGGCGTAACAGTATCTTATTTCGAATGGATACAGAATCGTCTCGGATATAAATGGACAGTAGATAGAGTAAATAGCAGATCAGATAGGATTATGATAGACGCTTTTAAAAAAGTATTTGAAACATCCAAAAAATATAATGTCTCGCTTCGTATAGCAGCATATATAGTTGCAATTGATAAAGTAGCACAGACCTATAAATTTAGAGGAAGATTTTAAAAATATGACCATTCACAAAGAAGGATTTAGTATTCTTATCTATTTACTTATATTTTTTCTCATAGTAAATATAGCAACTTGTTACTTTTCCACAAATAATAAAATTTCTTATACCGTTATAGGAATAAGTGTCATTATATACCTTTTAGTGCTACAATTTTTTAGAAGCCCCACTGTACACACTCCTATAGATGAAAATATTGTATACGCACCCGCAGAAGGAAAAATAGTAAGTATAGAAACAGTATTTGAAGATGAATTTCTAAAAACCAAATGCATACAAGTATCTATATTTATGTCTCCCTTTAATGTTCATGTAAATAGAAACCCTATAAGCGGGAAAGTCCTCTATGCACAATACCACCCAGGAAAATATTTAGTAGCATGGCATCCAAAATCTAGCACCTTAAACGAAAGAACCTCTATAGCCATTCAAAATAAACAAGGAGATACACTTTTAATGAGGCAAATCGCAGGTGCTGTAGCAAGAAGAATAAAATTTTATGTCCAAAAAAATGATACCGTTATCCAAGGAGAAGAATTTGGATTTATAAAATTTGGCTCCCGTGTAGATGTATTTTTACCACTTTCTTACAAAATACTCGTAAAAATAGGAGATAAAACAACCGGCGGAAAAACAATCTTGGCTTCTACACCATAACACACAAAGAATTAAAAAAGAAGATATGGTGACGGTAATTGATCATAATTTTAGAAAAATAACTACTAATGGAACATTGTATTCAAAAATAACGTTTAAAATTATCAACAAACGTTTGTGGTAAAAAAATAAAAAAGTATAAACCCCAAAGGAATGAGAGGAATCAAAGTTTTCTTTCATATCTTTGTGGTAAAAAAAATAAAGTAGCCCAAGTAATTTTATTCATAACTATTTATAAACTCAATATATAACAGATAAAAAATGAACAATACAAGTAAAAAATTTTTATATACGTACCTTAATAATTTTTCTCCAACGGGTTTTGAATCTTCAGGGCAAAAAATATGGTTGGAATACATAAAACCATATATACATAATCATATAGTAGATGTTTATGGAAGCGTTGCGGGAGTAATAAATCCCGATAAAAAATATAAAGTAGTAATAGAAGCACATGCAGACGAAATATCATGGTTTATAAAGTATGTATCTGATGATGGATACCTGTATGTAAGAAGAAATGGAGGGAGTGACCATCAAATAGCACCATCTAAAAGAGTTACTATTTTTACCGAAACTGGAATGGTCAAAGGTATATTTGGTTGGCCTGCCATACACGTGAGAGACGATAAAAAAGAAGAAAACCCCTCTTTAAAAAATCTTTTTATAGATGTAGGTGCTAAAAATAAAAAAGAAGTAGAAGAAATGGGCATTCACGCAGGGTCAGTGGTAGTATTCGAAGACGAACTGATAGAGATGAATAAAAAATTTTTAGTAGGAAGAGGACTTGATAACAGAATAGGCGGATTTGTAATAGCAGAAGTGGCAAGAAAAATATCTGAAAATAATATACAACTCCCTTTCTCATTATACATAGTAAACTCCGTTCAAGAAGAAATCGGGCTCCGAGGAGCAGAAATGATGGCAAGAAGAATAAACCCTGATGTAGCAATTATTACTGACGTAGGACACGATACTACTTCCCCTCTCTATGATAAAAAAGACCAAGGAGAAATAGGATTAGGAAAGGGACCTATTCTTACATACGGACCGGCTGTTCAAAATAATCTTTTAAAAATGATTATAGATATTGCTCAAAAAAAGAATATTCCTTTTCAAAGAACTTCCGTTAGTAGAAGCACAGGAACAGACACAGATGCTTTTGCATACGCAGGAAACGGATCCTCCGCATGTGCTCTCATATCTATTCCTCTCAAATATATGCACACCACTGTAGAAATGGCAGACAAAACAGATATAGATAATGTTATAAATCTGATGTATGAATTTTTAATCCAATTACAGGAAAAACACAACTTTAGATATATACAATAATAGATATCTTTCATAATTGCTAAATATACAGAGCACCATTGAGAGTTAATTTCACCCTGTTTCGTTTTCTTCTATTTCTATAATTCTCATATAATATTCTGAATATTTTTATACTTCATATTATATTTTCTACTAAAACTCTGTTGGAAGATATTCTCTTATTTTCATAACTACTTAGCTACTTTTTAAACTATAATAAACGACTTATAGAGTGGTTGCAAGAAAACTCTTAATTTTTAAATTTCAATTACGTTTTTTAGGGTATTTTTTTGTTTCATTTTTTAGGTTTTTTTAGTAGTTTTTAATAAATTGTGTAAAAACATGTAATTAAAAGGCAATTTCTCCTGATGGCTAAGAAACTTTCACAAATATTTTGGTTTAAACAATATGTTTGTATTTTTTATGTTTTACTAATTCGGTTTCTTTTTCTAATATGATTAATTGGTGATATTAAAATAAAAGGAAAACTTTTGGTTTAAATCTGCTCGAACACTTACAAAAATATAAATCTTCCGTTCTAAAAATTACTTTTAACCATCAAGCACTTTTTACCAACAACCAAGCAGAACAAGATATTAGACCTATAAAGGTAAAACAAAAGATATCAGAGAGTTTCCGTACCGAAACGGAAACGTATTATTATGTCCGAATCGCATGCTTTACTTCTACGGTCCGCAAAAGCAATCTCAATGTTTTATACATTGCTATTTAATTATTAATAACAGGTAAATAAAAAGAAAAATGAATAAAAAAGGAATTGAAAAAGAGAATAACGTGCCCCTTATAGTGCAAAGAGATAGTTGGTTAATACCACATACCAAAGAGATACAAGATAGGATAGTTCGGTTTGGCAATACTTTGGAACATATAAAACGGGATTATACTTCCCTCTCGGAATTTGCAAGTGCTTATAAATATATGGGATTGCATTTTGATGCTTTGGCAAATGGGTGGAGGTATAGAGAATGGGCACCGAGTGCTCGGGAGGTGTATCTTATTGGAGATTTTAATAATTGGGATAGACGGGCAAACCCACTCACCAAAAATATTAATGGGACTTGGGAAATTTTTGTGTCCGCTACCGATTATAATATATTTCATTTATGTAAGTATAAGGTTCATATTGTCCATGCTGATGGAAGTTCAGATAGGATACCTGCCTACGCTCAATATGTGGTTCAGGATGAACAAACAATGGATTTTTCTGCTGTGGTTTGGAATCCCAAGCAATCCTTTATATGGACTGAAGGGACAATTGCTTTACAGGAGATAAAAGAGATGCCTCTTATTTATGAGTGCCACACAGGTATGGCACAAGAGAAAGAGGGGATTGGCTCTTACAGAGAATTTGCTGATAGTATTCTGCCCAAAATAAAAAAACTTGGATATAATGCAATTCAATTAATGGCGGTGCATGAGCATCCTTACTACGGTTCTTTTGGATACCATGTCAGTAATTTTTTTGCTCCGAGTAGTAGGTTTGGTACCCCTGATGACCTCAAATATTTAGTGAATACGGCACATACTTTGAACATAGCAGTTATAATAGATTTGGTTCATTCGCATGCAATCAAAAATAGAGCCGAAGGACTTCATTATTTTGATGGAACGGAGGATTTATATTTTCATAAATCCCCAAGAGGTGTCCACGAACAGTGGGATTCTCTTCTTTTTGACTACGGAAAAAAAGAGGTAAAGCAATTTTTACTTTCTAATATACAGTATTGGTTGCAAGAATTTCATTTTGATGGGTTTAGATTTGATGGGGTCACTTCTCTGCTGTATTTTCACCATGGAAATACGAGTTTTCAAAGCTACGATGATTATTTTACCCACGGAGTAGATTGGGATGCTTTGATATATTTGCAATTGGCAAATGAATTAATACACACTCTGCGAAAAGAAAATATATCTATCGCTGAGGATATGAGCGGCATGCCTGGATTAGCAAGTCCTATCCAAGATGGAGGGATAGGATTTGATTTCCGTTTGGCAATGGGTATACCGGATTTTTGGATAAAACTTCTGAAAGAAAAAAAAGACGAGGAATGGGATATGCATGAACTCTTTTATACTCTCAAAAATAGAAGATGGGGAGAAAAAAACATTGCATATTCGGAGAGTCACGACCAAGCGTTGGTGGGCGATAAGACAATTGCTTTTTGGCTTATGGATAAAGAGATGTATTTTGATATGCATAAAGACCATCACAATATAATTATTGATAGGGGCATTGCTCTTCATAAAATGATTCGACTCATTTCCCTTGCGGCGGGAGGGGAAGGATATCTTAATTTTATGGGAAATGAATTTGGACATCCTGAATGGGTCGATTTTCCGAGAGAAGGGAATAACTGGACTTATAAATATGCTCGAAGACAGTGGAGTTTGTCAGAAAATAAAGATTTACGGTATCAGTTTCTCAATAATTTTGATGCACAGATGATACAGTTTGCTCAAAAAACAAAACTATTGAACAGTCCCCATCCCAAAGAGTTAAATATAGACACGTCAAATAAAGTTCTTATATTTGAAAGAAGAAATTATATATTCTTTTTTAACTGGCACTCTCACAATTCTATTCCTGATTATCGCTTTTATGTTCCAGAACATGGAAAATATAAAATAATACTGAACAGTGACAAAAAAGAATTTGGAGGCTTTGAGAGAATAGA of the Chitinophagaceae bacterium genome contains:
- a CDS encoding Glu/Leu/Phe/Val dehydrogenase; its protein translation is MSYIEPAPIKDKENPLESMMSRFDIAAKCLQLEDEIYNVLKVPTKQVIVSLPITMDNGKVQVFEGMRVIHSHILGPSKGGIRYDMGVNLDEVKALAAWMTWKCAVVDIPYGGAKGGIRCNPRNMSAGEIERLTRAYTESMSNVFGVDKDIPAPDMGTGPREMAWLMDEYSRIQGMTVTAVVTGKPVILGGSLGRTEATGRGVMIIALSAMEKLKINPYKATISIQGFGNVGSWTASLLEERGSIVVAISDITGGYYNKNGINIAEAIKYKDSHNGILEGFPGAEKINGEDILTLDVDVLVPAAKEDVITVHNAKNIKAKLIVEGANGPTSAKADSILHEKGIMAVPDILANAGGVTVSYFEWIQNRLGYKWTVDRVNSRSDRIMIDAFKKVFETSKKYNVSLRIAAYIVAIDKVAQTYKFRGRF
- a CDS encoding phosphatidylserine decarboxylase family protein; protein product: MTIHKEGFSILIYLLIFFLIVNIATCYFSTNNKISYTVIGISVIIYLLVLQFFRSPTVHTPIDENIVYAPAEGKIVSIETVFEDEFLKTKCIQVSIFMSPFNVHVNRNPISGKVLYAQYHPGKYLVAWHPKSSTLNERTSIAIQNKQGDTLLMRQIAGAVARRIKFYVQKNDTVIQGEEFGFIKFGSRVDVFLPLSYKILVKIGDKTTGGKTILASTP
- a CDS encoding M42 family metallopeptidase, which translates into the protein MNNTSKKFLYTYLNNFSPTGFESSGQKIWLEYIKPYIHNHIVDVYGSVAGVINPDKKYKVVIEAHADEISWFIKYVSDDGYLYVRRNGGSDHQIAPSKRVTIFTETGMVKGIFGWPAIHVRDDKKEENPSLKNLFIDVGAKNKKEVEEMGIHAGSVVVFEDELIEMNKKFLVGRGLDNRIGGFVIAEVARKISENNIQLPFSLYIVNSVQEEIGLRGAEMMARRINPDVAIITDVGHDTTSPLYDKKDQGEIGLGKGPILTYGPAVQNNLLKMIIDIAQKKNIPFQRTSVSRSTGTDTDAFAYAGNGSSACALISIPLKYMHTTVEMADKTDIDNVINLMYEFLIQLQEKHNFRYIQ
- a CDS encoding alpha-amylase family glycosyl hydrolase, which produces MNKKGIEKENNVPLIVQRDSWLIPHTKEIQDRIVRFGNTLEHIKRDYTSLSEFASAYKYMGLHFDALANGWRYREWAPSAREVYLIGDFNNWDRRANPLTKNINGTWEIFVSATDYNIFHLCKYKVHIVHADGSSDRIPAYAQYVVQDEQTMDFSAVVWNPKQSFIWTEGTIALQEIKEMPLIYECHTGMAQEKEGIGSYREFADSILPKIKKLGYNAIQLMAVHEHPYYGSFGYHVSNFFAPSSRFGTPDDLKYLVNTAHTLNIAVIIDLVHSHAIKNRAEGLHYFDGTEDLYFHKSPRGVHEQWDSLLFDYGKKEVKQFLLSNIQYWLQEFHFDGFRFDGVTSLLYFHHGNTSFQSYDDYFTHGVDWDALIYLQLANELIHTLRKENISIAEDMSGMPGLASPIQDGGIGFDFRLAMGIPDFWIKLLKEKKDEEWDMHELFYTLKNRRWGEKNIAYSESHDQALVGDKTIAFWLMDKEMYFDMHKDHHNIIIDRGIALHKMIRLISLAAGGEGYLNFMGNEFGHPEWVDFPREGNNWTYKYARRQWSLSENKDLRYQFLNNFDAQMIQFAQKTKLLNSPHPKELNIDTSNKVLIFERRNYIFFFNWHSHNSIPDYRFYVPEHGKYKIILNSDKKEFGGFERIDDTLLYSTIEDNNTSMLSVYAPNRCCFVLEKYV